One genomic segment of Acinetobacter oleivorans DR1 includes these proteins:
- a CDS encoding enoyl-CoA hydratase/isomerase family protein, which produces MNTENHLMIEQQGKLGIITLDRVTHLNALSLDMIKSIGAQLELWRNDAGIQAVLIKSNSPKAFCAGGDIRYLYDSYKNGTADYKGYFSAEYKMLNVLREYAKPVIVVLDGYVLGGGFGLAQACHIVVSSEKSRFAMPETAIGFFPDVGATHFLSRLDDIGVYMAITGEQISSSDALYLDLIDYHVPSEQLQALQDALVEAPSLTKEGIEHIITRFITRPAESELKQLAEGIRKHFGYQHLDEIEQSLENEKDESLKAWASKMLSILQQRSFIAKQTSLKLQHLGRGLSLPQCMQLERDLQDIWFEHGDFIEGVRALIVDKDKQPQWQERNSKFEPILEKLN; this is translated from the coding sequence ATGAATACAGAAAATCACTTAATGATTGAGCAACAAGGTAAGCTCGGCATTATTACCTTAGACCGTGTGACTCATCTCAATGCATTGTCGTTAGACATGATTAAAAGTATTGGTGCCCAATTGGAACTGTGGCGAAATGATGCTGGTATTCAGGCCGTTTTAATCAAATCAAATAGCCCAAAAGCCTTCTGTGCAGGTGGCGATATCCGCTATCTCTACGACAGTTATAAAAATGGCACGGCCGACTACAAAGGCTACTTTAGTGCCGAATATAAAATGTTGAATGTACTACGTGAATATGCAAAGCCAGTCATTGTTGTACTTGATGGCTATGTATTAGGTGGCGGTTTTGGCTTGGCTCAGGCTTGTCACATTGTGGTGAGCAGCGAAAAATCTAGATTTGCCATGCCTGAAACAGCGATTGGTTTTTTCCCAGACGTTGGCGCAACGCATTTCCTTTCTCGTCTTGATGATATTGGTGTTTATATGGCAATTACGGGTGAGCAGATCAGCAGTAGCGATGCGCTTTATCTCGATTTAATTGACTATCATGTGCCAAGCGAGCAGTTACAAGCTTTGCAAGATGCTCTCGTTGAAGCGCCAAGTTTAACTAAAGAGGGAATTGAACACATCATTACCCGATTTATTACTCGTCCTGCTGAAAGTGAGCTCAAACAATTGGCAGAAGGTATTCGTAAACACTTCGGATATCAGCATTTAGATGAAATCGAGCAAAGTCTTGAAAATGAAAAAGATGAAAGCTTAAAAGCTTGGGCAAGTAAGATGCTCAGTATTTTGCAGCAGCGCTCATTTATAGCCAAACAAACCAGTTTGAAACTGCAACATTTAGGCCGTGGGCTTTCTTTACCGCAGTGTATGCAGCTTGAACGTGATTTACAGGATATCTGGTTTGAGCATGGTGACTTTATTGAAGGTGTGCGTGCTCTCATTGTCGATAAAGATAAACAACCACAGTGGCAAGAACGTAATTCGAAATTTGAGCCAATTTTAGAAAAATTGAACTAA
- a CDS encoding enoyl-CoA hydratase: MQWQSILLEKRNGVGLITLNRPQALNALNSELISEINQALDQLEKDREIGCMVLAGSEKAFAAGADIKEMADLAFPDIYFDDFFHLADRIAQRRKPLIAAVSGYALGGGCELALMCDFIYCADNAKFGLPEVTLGVIPGIGGTQRLTHAIGKAKAMEMCFTARQMGAVEAEQSGLVARVFSKEELLEQTLQAAEKIAARSLTANMMLKETINRAFEVNLTEGLRFERRMFHSIFATFDQKEGMQAFVEKRKANFKNQ, translated from the coding sequence ATGCAGTGGCAAAGTATTTTATTAGAAAAGCGTAATGGGGTTGGACTGATTACATTAAATCGCCCTCAAGCGCTCAATGCTTTAAACAGCGAATTAATTAGTGAAATTAATCAGGCATTAGATCAGCTCGAAAAAGACCGCGAAATTGGCTGCATGGTATTGGCAGGTTCTGAAAAAGCTTTTGCCGCAGGTGCAGACATTAAAGAAATGGCTGATTTAGCGTTTCCTGATATTTATTTTGATGACTTTTTCCATCTTGCAGACCGAATTGCACAGCGCCGTAAACCTCTAATTGCAGCGGTGAGTGGCTATGCGTTAGGTGGTGGCTGTGAATTGGCGCTTATGTGTGACTTTATTTATTGTGCTGACAACGCCAAGTTTGGCTTACCTGAAGTCACCTTAGGGGTAATTCCGGGTATTGGTGGCACACAACGCTTAACACATGCCATTGGTAAAGCTAAAGCAATGGAAATGTGTTTTACCGCTCGTCAAATGGGCGCTGTAGAAGCAGAGCAAAGTGGTTTAGTCGCACGTGTGTTTAGCAAAGAAGAATTACTTGAACAAACCTTGCAAGCAGCTGAAAAAATTGCGGCACGATCTTTAACTGCAAACATGATGCTTAAAGAAACCATCAACCGAGCTTTTGAAGTAAACCTTACTGAAGGCTTGCGTTTTGAAAGACGTATGTTCCATTCAATATTTGCAACATTTGACCAAAAAGAAGGAATGCAGGCTTTTGTTGAAAAACGAAAGGCAAATTTTAAAAATCAATAA
- a CDS encoding acyl-CoA dehydrogenase family protein produces MQFTEEQLLIRDMAKSFAQEQIKPNASDWDRDGTFPKDTLAQMGQLGFMGMLVSEQWGGSDTGNLAYVLALEEVAAADGATSTIMSVHNSVGCVPILKFGTDEQKERFLKPLAQGEMIGAFALTEPHTGSDAAALKTRAVKDGDDYILNGAKQFITSGDNAGVIIVFAVTDPSAGKKGISAFLVPRETPGYEVIRVEEKLGLHASDTCQIALTDVRIHKSLMLGKEGEGLKIALANLEGGRIGIAAQAVGLARAALEEATRYAKERITFGKPIFEHQTIAFRLASMATEIEAARQLVHYAARLKEAGQPCLNEASMAKLFASEMTERVCSSALQVFGGYGYLRDFPIERIYRDARICQIYEGTSDIQRLVIARSL; encoded by the coding sequence ATGCAATTTACCGAAGAACAATTACTCATTCGTGATATGGCGAAAAGTTTCGCCCAAGAACAAATTAAGCCTAATGCCAGCGATTGGGATCGAGACGGGACATTCCCAAAAGATACATTGGCTCAAATGGGGCAACTCGGTTTTATGGGTATGCTTGTTTCAGAGCAATGGGGTGGTTCTGACACGGGTAACTTAGCCTATGTACTAGCCCTCGAAGAAGTTGCGGCAGCAGATGGCGCAACCTCAACCATCATGAGTGTACATAACTCGGTTGGCTGTGTGCCTATTTTAAAATTTGGTACTGATGAGCAAAAAGAGCGTTTTTTAAAACCTTTGGCGCAAGGTGAAATGATCGGCGCTTTTGCTTTAACCGAACCACATACTGGCTCAGATGCGGCAGCTCTTAAAACCCGAGCGGTGAAAGATGGCGATGATTACATTTTAAATGGTGCCAAGCAGTTTATTACCTCGGGTGATAATGCAGGTGTCATTATTGTGTTTGCAGTGACTGATCCGAGCGCGGGTAAAAAGGGCATTAGTGCATTTTTAGTCCCACGTGAAACGCCGGGTTATGAAGTGATTCGTGTTGAAGAAAAACTAGGTCTGCATGCTTCAGATACGTGTCAGATTGCTCTGACCGATGTGCGCATTCATAAAAGCCTCATGCTTGGCAAAGAAGGTGAGGGCTTGAAAATCGCTCTTGCCAATTTGGAAGGTGGCCGTATTGGTATTGCAGCACAAGCAGTTGGTCTAGCACGTGCGGCGCTCGAAGAAGCGACTCGCTATGCCAAAGAGCGTATTACTTTTGGAAAACCAATTTTTGAGCATCAAACCATCGCTTTTCGCCTTGCTAGCATGGCAACTGAAATTGAAGCAGCGAGACAACTGGTTCACTACGCTGCGCGTTTAAAAGAAGCAGGTCAACCGTGTCTCAACGAAGCGTCAATGGCCAAGTTATTTGCTTCAGAAATGACTGAGCGTGTGTGCTCGAGTGCGCTACAAGTGTTTGGTGGCTATGGCTATCTCAGAGATTTCCCAATTGAACGCATTTATCGTGATGCGCGTATTTGTCAAATTTACGAAGGCACAAGTGATATCCAGCGTTTAGTCATCGCACGTAGTCTATAA